One genomic segment of Rhizobium sp. 11515TR includes these proteins:
- a CDS encoding glycoside hydrolase family 2 protein, translating into MKRQTLDTGWTISRLRAPSSAPAVPNSIPATVPGNVHLDLMAAQLITDPYLDVNEISQDWIGRSAWRYRLAFDWDGEDAERIDLSCLGLDTAARLELNGSLLGETRNMHRSYRFGIGDHLKSGRNELIVDFQSAYEHGEEVRQQLGSAADIPQNYPGPSNLIRKMACNFGWDWGPTVVTSGIWKPVIIESWSKARLGSVRPEITLQGSQGVARLQVEIEWADKGTDSVALVLSVGGKRAEVRVAQGETHALIECRIDNPQVWWPHGMGGQPLYDLDLQLLGSNETALDGWKRRVGFRSVRLDTTPDEIGSAFTLVVNDVPVFARGANWIPDDCFLPRVTRERYRERIGQARDANMNMLRVWGGGIYETDVFYEECDAAGIMVWQDFLFACATYPEEEPVYSEIEAEAREAITRLMPYASLVIWNGNNENIWGYFDWGWQDVLGNRPWGAGYYLDLLPKLVAEIDPTRPYWPGSPYSGSMEIAPNADEHGCRHIWDVWNEVGYETYRNYIPRFCSEFGWQAPPTFATLAQSVREKDRAPASPAVLHHQKATGGNDKLLQGLEGWFPHPQNFDDWLFVTQLNQARAISYGIDHMRSHRPTCMGTIVWQLNDCWPVTSWAAVDGAGRKKPLWYALKHSYTPHLLTIQPRGDGVAAVAVNDATLFWRVPFTVERFDFTGKLLARHHVWRILCDRFENVDIEIPAEVATPSDPHREYLRARLGDAEAWWFFEKDMQLQYPQPRFDIETIQMVDGVAVTITAQSFLRDVCLFVDRINPNAEVDDMLVNLAPGESRMFKVKGISKESFDDADLSAVIRTANQVAELPHH; encoded by the coding sequence ATGAAAAGACAGACGCTCGACACCGGCTGGACCATCTCGCGCCTTCGCGCGCCATCCAGTGCACCGGCCGTGCCCAATTCGATCCCCGCGACCGTGCCGGGCAACGTTCATCTCGACCTGATGGCGGCGCAGCTGATCACCGATCCCTATCTCGACGTCAACGAGATCTCGCAGGACTGGATTGGGCGTTCCGCCTGGCGTTACCGCCTGGCCTTCGATTGGGATGGCGAAGACGCCGAGCGCATTGATCTTTCCTGCCTTGGCCTCGACACGGCGGCACGCCTGGAACTGAACGGCAGTTTGCTTGGCGAAACCCGCAATATGCATCGCAGCTACCGCTTCGGCATCGGCGATCACCTGAAAAGCGGCCGCAACGAGCTGATCGTCGATTTCCAATCCGCCTATGAACATGGCGAGGAAGTCCGCCAGCAGCTGGGCAGCGCCGCCGATATCCCCCAGAATTATCCCGGCCCGAGCAATCTCATCCGCAAGATGGCCTGCAATTTTGGTTGGGACTGGGGCCCGACCGTCGTCACTTCGGGCATCTGGAAACCGGTCATCATCGAGAGCTGGTCGAAGGCCCGTCTCGGCAGCGTCCGCCCGGAAATCACCCTGCAAGGCAGCCAGGGCGTCGCACGCCTGCAGGTCGAAATCGAATGGGCCGACAAGGGCACGGATAGCGTGGCGCTCGTGCTCTCCGTCGGCGGCAAGCGCGCGGAAGTGCGCGTCGCGCAAGGCGAGACCCATGCGCTGATCGAATGCCGCATCGATAACCCGCAGGTCTGGTGGCCGCATGGCATGGGCGGTCAGCCGCTTTACGATCTCGACCTGCAGCTGCTCGGCTCGAATGAGACGGCGCTCGACGGCTGGAAGCGGCGCGTCGGCTTCCGCTCCGTGCGGCTGGATACGACACCGGACGAGATCGGCTCGGCCTTCACGCTTGTCGTCAACGACGTGCCGGTCTTTGCCCGCGGCGCCAACTGGATCCCCGACGATTGCTTCCTGCCGCGCGTGACGCGCGAACGCTATCGCGAGCGGATCGGCCAGGCCCGCGACGCCAATATGAACATGCTGCGCGTCTGGGGCGGCGGCATCTATGAGACCGATGTGTTCTACGAGGAATGCGATGCAGCAGGCATCATGGTCTGGCAGGATTTCCTGTTTGCCTGCGCCACTTATCCCGAGGAAGAACCGGTCTACAGCGAGATCGAGGCGGAAGCGCGCGAGGCGATCACACGCCTCATGCCTTACGCCTCGCTGGTGATCTGGAATGGCAATAACGAGAATATCTGGGGCTATTTCGATTGGGGCTGGCAGGACGTGCTCGGCAATCGCCCATGGGGTGCCGGCTACTACCTCGATCTCCTGCCGAAGCTGGTGGCCGAGATCGATCCGACCCGGCCCTACTGGCCGGGCAGCCCCTATTCCGGCTCGATGGAGATCGCGCCGAATGCCGATGAGCACGGCTGCAGGCATATCTGGGATGTCTGGAACGAGGTGGGTTACGAGACCTACCGCAACTATATCCCGCGCTTCTGCTCCGAATTCGGCTGGCAGGCACCGCCGACCTTCGCAACACTTGCCCAATCCGTTCGCGAGAAGGATCGCGCCCCGGCCTCTCCCGCGGTCCTGCATCACCAGAAGGCAACCGGCGGCAATGACAAGCTATTGCAGGGGTTGGAAGGCTGGTTCCCTCACCCGCAAAATTTCGACGACTGGCTCTTCGTCACGCAGCTGAACCAGGCGCGCGCAATCAGCTACGGCATCGACCATATGCGCTCGCATCGGCCGACCTGCATGGGCACCATCGTCTGGCAGCTCAACGATTGCTGGCCGGTCACCTCCTGGGCGGCTGTCGATGGCGCCGGCCGGAAGAAGCCGCTCTGGTATGCCCTGAAGCATAGCTATACGCCGCATCTCCTGACCATCCAGCCGCGCGGCGATGGGGTGGCCGCCGTTGCCGTCAATGACGCGACCCTGTTCTGGCGCGTGCCGTTCACGGTCGAACGCTTCGACTTCACCGGCAAGCTGCTCGCCCGTCACCACGTATGGCGCATCCTGTGCGACCGCTTCGAAAATGTGGATATCGAGATCCCGGCCGAGGTCGCGACCCCAAGCGATCCGCACCGCGAATATCTGCGCGCCCGCCTCGGCGATGCCGAAGCCTGGTGGTTCTTCGAAAAGGACATGCAGCTGCAATATCCGCAGCCTCGCTTCGACATCGAGACCATCCAGATGGTGGACGGTGTCGCAGTCACCATCACCGCTCAGTCGTTCCTGCGGGATGTCTGCCTGTTCGTCGATCGCATCAATCCAAATGCCGAGGTCGACGACATGTTGGTCAATCTCGCGCCGGGCGAAAGCAGGATGTTCAAGGTCAAAGGCATTTCCAAGGAATCCTTCGACGATGCTGATCTTTCGGCTGTTATCCGCACGGCCAACCAGGTTGCGGAGCTTCCGCATCATTGA
- a CDS encoding putative bifunctional diguanylate cyclase/phosphodiesterase: MNSVWPDAPNDDFRSLFKTHPSPMWVYDPQTLKFLIVNDAARDLYGYGDSDFAVMTVLDIRPSVERERMLDAVHHRTDIETAQRWTHLKADGETFEVLTYGREIRFDGKMAILAIVQDRTEVNAARRQVDATQSLLDSIVDNLPVGVFVKDMERDGRYILFNEACGGIVGRAAQDMIGKSDRAIFSDEQTALFREQDKLAFETAETVYFEETIHTVDGVLRILKTAKRALPAPSGQAPRYVLGISQDVTAERSVEARLAHLAMHDSLTGLPNRAFFSESIVRQVAAARPEKPIALLYIDVDHFKHINDSKGHAAGDMLLRQVAERLQQLAERSDLVARLGGDEFALVLRMTDAGRARRFADLLLQSLSAPFDLDGVREHVTCSIGIAMAPEHGNDADVLMRDADLALYAAKASGRSTYRFYQTEMRLEAERRHQLTLELREALQNDELELHYQPIIRLDEDALSGFEALIRWRHPKRGLIAPAEFIPVAEETGMIVPIGDWVLREACRAAVEWPEHLKVAINLSVYQFRHASLLATVVSALSETGLCPGRLEIEVTESILLSEVEQSLSLLRALKELGIRIAIDDFGTGYSSLSYLRSFSFDKIKLDRSFVAGMDADPGNLAIVRAVVGIASGFNAVTLAEGIETEAQLAKLRAEGYHEVQGFLLGRPMSRENALARILHEAYPARTLRARKPAHV; the protein is encoded by the coding sequence ATGAATTCCGTTTGGCCCGACGCCCCGAACGACGATTTTCGGTCGCTTTTCAAGACACATCCCTCGCCGATGTGGGTCTATGATCCGCAGACGTTGAAGTTTCTGATCGTCAACGATGCGGCCCGCGATCTCTATGGCTATGGCGATTCGGACTTCGCGGTCATGACCGTGCTCGACATCAGGCCATCTGTGGAGCGCGAGCGGATGCTGGATGCCGTGCACCACCGTACCGACATCGAGACGGCGCAGCGCTGGACGCATCTGAAGGCAGATGGCGAGACATTCGAGGTTCTGACCTATGGGCGGGAGATCCGCTTCGACGGCAAGATGGCGATCCTGGCGATCGTGCAGGACCGCACCGAGGTCAATGCGGCACGGCGGCAGGTCGATGCCACCCAGTCGCTGCTCGACAGCATCGTCGACAATCTCCCGGTCGGCGTCTTCGTCAAGGATATGGAGCGGGACGGCCGCTATATTCTGTTCAACGAGGCGTGCGGCGGTATCGTCGGGCGGGCAGCACAGGATATGATCGGCAAGTCGGACCGGGCGATATTTTCCGACGAGCAGACGGCGCTTTTCCGGGAGCAGGACAAGCTCGCCTTCGAAACCGCCGAAACCGTCTACTTCGAGGAAACCATTCACACGGTGGATGGCGTGTTGCGTATCCTGAAGACAGCGAAGCGGGCGCTTCCCGCCCCGTCAGGGCAAGCGCCGCGCTATGTTCTCGGCATTTCCCAGGATGTCACCGCGGAACGCAGCGTCGAGGCGCGGCTTGCGCATCTTGCGATGCATGATTCTCTGACCGGCCTTCCGAACAGAGCTTTCTTTTCCGAGAGCATCGTGCGGCAGGTGGCCGCTGCGAGGCCGGAAAAGCCAATCGCGCTGCTCTACATCGATGTCGATCATTTCAAGCATATCAACGACAGCAAGGGCCATGCCGCCGGTGACATGCTCCTGCGCCAGGTTGCCGAACGCCTCCAGCAGCTTGCCGAGAGAAGCGATCTGGTCGCGCGCCTGGGCGGCGACGAGTTCGCGCTGGTTTTAAGGATGACGGATGCGGGGCGAGCCCGGCGCTTCGCCGACCTGCTGTTGCAATCGCTCTCGGCACCCTTCGATCTCGACGGCGTGCGGGAACATGTGACCTGCAGTATCGGCATTGCCATGGCGCCTGAACACGGCAACGACGCCGATGTCCTGATGCGGGATGCGGATCTGGCCCTCTATGCAGCCAAGGCAAGCGGCCGCTCGACCTATCGCTTCTACCAGACGGAGATGCGGCTCGAAGCTGAACGCCGCCACCAGCTTACGCTGGAGCTTCGTGAGGCGTTGCAGAACGACGAACTCGAGCTTCATTACCAGCCGATCATCCGGCTGGACGAGGATGCTCTTTCCGGCTTCGAAGCTTTGATCCGCTGGCGCCATCCCAAGCGTGGGCTCATCGCGCCGGCGGAATTCATCCCCGTCGCCGAGGAAACGGGGATGATCGTGCCGATCGGCGATTGGGTGCTGCGGGAGGCCTGCCGGGCTGCCGTGGAGTGGCCGGAACATCTGAAGGTGGCCATCAACCTGTCCGTCTATCAGTTCCGTCATGCGAGCCTGCTGGCCACCGTGGTCTCGGCGCTGAGCGAGACAGGTCTTTGCCCCGGACGCCTGGAGATCGAAGTCACGGAATCCATCCTGCTTTCCGAGGTCGAGCAAAGCCTATCGCTGCTGCGAGCCCTCAAAGAGCTCGGTATTCGCATCGCCATCGACGATTTCGGTACGGGCTATTCCTCGCTCAGCTATCTGCGCTCCTTCTCTTTCGACAAGATCAAGCTCGACCGCAGTTTCGTCGCCGGCATGGATGCCGATCCCGGCAATCTCGCCATCGTGAGGGCCGTAGTTGGCATAGCCTCCGGCTTCAATGCGGTGACATTGGCCGAAGGCATCGAGACGGAGGCGCAATTGGCGAAATTGCGGGCTGAAGGTTATCATGAAGTGCAGGGTTTCCTGCTTGGGCGGCCAATGTCGCGCGAGAATGCCCTGGCGCGAATTCTCCATGAGGCCTACCCCGCTCGGACCTTACGTGCCCGAAAACCAGCGCATGTATGA
- a CDS encoding ABC transporter permease: MDFIQSTVSSFVSLIPVTLAQSFILSFVVLGIMIPFRMLSFPDLTSEGAFPLGGCVCGILLAAGVAPPLAIAVAFVVGLAAGCCTAFIHLRFRIHTLLAGILMSTMLYSVNLGIMGKSNLSVFGSPTVFDWVPFTTPGFPASKIVIAGLLAVIVLIALNLYFKTEKGTAMRAVGSNPDMAEAQGINVWGATIGGVGIASAFSAASGALMVQSQGFADVNMGIGILINGLAALMIGEAFTGKQTVLRQLLAPFVGSIIYYQLVSLCLAAGMPPPNLKLATGLFVLIMLALPSIRRSRGGAVSRETIRE; encoded by the coding sequence ATGGACTTCATTCAATCAACCGTTTCGAGTTTCGTCTCGCTCATCCCGGTGACGCTGGCCCAGAGCTTCATCCTGAGCTTCGTCGTCCTCGGCATCATGATCCCCTTCCGGATGCTGAGCTTTCCCGATCTGACCAGTGAAGGCGCGTTTCCGCTCGGCGGTTGCGTCTGCGGCATTCTGCTTGCCGCCGGCGTCGCACCGCCGCTGGCGATCGCCGTCGCCTTCGTCGTCGGCCTTGCCGCCGGCTGCTGCACGGCCTTCATTCACCTGCGCTTCCGTATCCATACGCTGCTTGCCGGCATCCTGATGTCGACGATGCTCTACAGCGTCAATCTCGGTATCATGGGTAAATCCAACCTCTCCGTCTTCGGCTCGCCGACCGTGTTCGACTGGGTACCCTTCACGACGCCGGGCTTTCCCGCGAGCAAGATCGTCATCGCCGGTCTGCTGGCCGTTATCGTCCTGATCGCCCTTAATCTCTACTTCAAGACGGAAAAGGGCACGGCCATGCGTGCCGTCGGCTCCAATCCCGACATGGCCGAGGCGCAAGGTATCAATGTCTGGGGCGCCACCATCGGCGGCGTCGGCATCGCCAGTGCCTTTTCAGCCGCAAGCGGTGCGCTGATGGTGCAGTCGCAGGGCTTTGCCGACGTCAACATGGGTATCGGCATCCTGATCAATGGCCTTGCCGCGCTGATGATCGGCGAAGCCTTTACCGGCAAGCAGACCGTGCTGCGCCAGCTGCTGGCACCGTTCGTCGGCTCGATCATCTACTATCAGCTCGTGTCGCTGTGTCTCGCCGCCGGCATGCCGCCGCCCAACCTCAAACTCGCCACCGGCCTCTTCGTGCTGATCATGCTGGCGCTGCCGAGCATCCGCCGCAGCCGCGGCGGCGCCGTGAGCAGAGAAACCATTCGCGAATAA
- a CDS encoding FadR/GntR family transcriptional regulator, translating to MDTADIEDRGSAVDQVVDALRRLMRERNLGLGDALPSEAELASMFNASRNTVREAIRILKAYGIVESRQKVGAVITDRRQQALMDLFSFAIDISAESFLDIQGFRRLIEVNLSDLLFEAADETAIDRLSSINDAMKAASTLAEAAELDFRFHAALVGFAGNQTLSQVYGILQPLLQRLMGAGKRSREAVDSAYHDHRAIIEALEQRDRIAYAYHMNRHLQAGLQFIAPKAV from the coding sequence GTGGATACCGCTGATATCGAGGATAGAGGTTCCGCAGTCGATCAGGTGGTCGACGCGCTGCGGCGGCTGATGCGCGAGCGTAATCTCGGTCTCGGAGACGCACTGCCCTCGGAAGCCGAGCTCGCTTCCATGTTCAATGCCAGCCGCAATACGGTGCGCGAAGCGATCCGCATCCTGAAGGCCTATGGCATTGTCGAAAGCCGCCAGAAGGTCGGCGCGGTAATTACGGACCGCCGCCAGCAGGCACTGATGGACCTCTTCTCCTTCGCTATCGACATCTCGGCAGAGAGCTTTCTCGATATCCAGGGGTTTCGTCGCCTTATCGAGGTCAATCTCAGTGATCTTCTGTTCGAAGCCGCCGATGAAACCGCCATCGACAGGCTGAGCTCCATCAACGACGCGATGAAGGCCGCATCGACATTGGCCGAGGCTGCGGAACTTGATTTCAGGTTTCATGCCGCCCTTGTCGGCTTCGCCGGCAATCAGACCTTGTCACAAGTCTATGGCATTCTGCAGCCATTGTTGCAGCGCCTGATGGGGGCGGGAAAGCGCTCACGCGAGGCGGTCGACAGCGCCTATCATGACCATCGCGCCATCATCGAAGCGTTGGAACAACGGGATCGAATCGCTTACGCCTATCACATGAACCGCCACCTGCAGGCGGGCCTGCAGTTCATCGCGCCAAAGGCTGTTTGA
- a CDS encoding VOC family protein, whose translation MTDATEQSQQPRVPVRGGVVAYLTVDGAVKAAEFYKRAFGAEQAFMYPVDEKGRTMHIHLYINGSSVMLGDAFPEYGHALEKPQSFTMQLVVDDLDFWWKRAVDAGAEVVVEPQVMFWGDRWGQLRDPFGVAWAMNAPVNG comes from the coding sequence ATGACCGATGCAACAGAACAATCCCAGCAGCCGCGCGTGCCGGTTCGCGGCGGCGTTGTAGCCTATCTGACGGTGGATGGTGCCGTGAAGGCAGCCGAATTCTACAAGCGCGCCTTCGGTGCGGAACAGGCCTTCATGTATCCGGTCGATGAAAAAGGCCGGACCATGCATATCCATCTCTACATCAACGGCAGCTCGGTCATGCTCGGCGACGCTTTTCCTGAATATGGCCATGCGCTGGAAAAGCCGCAGTCCTTCACGATGCAGCTTGTCGTCGATGATCTCGATTTCTGGTGGAAGCGTGCCGTCGATGCCGGAGCCGAAGTCGTCGTCGAGCCGCAGGTGATGTTCTGGGGCGATCGCTGGGGTCAGCTGCGCGATCCCTTCGGCGTTGCCTGGGCGATGAATGCGCCGGTCAACGGCTGA
- a CDS encoding alpha/beta hydrolase, producing the protein MSYFRVTDWDAAYTNGAYIVDGDQWPAAWVEPAKAFRDSLTAAGRAKLDLAYGPEERNRFDLFLPEGQPQGLVVFVHGGYWLQLDKSYWSHLAAGSIATGYAVAIPSYTLCPENRIGGIGREIAAAITAAAELVGGPIVLTGHSAGGQLVARMMTTTSPLNEVILKRIRHVLAISGLHDLRPIMKRSMNAQLRIDDAEARAESPALLEPVETARLTCWVGGAERAEFVRQNALLANIWTGLGAATEVVVEPDKHHYSVLDGLMEPEHPLTRALLAE; encoded by the coding sequence ATGAGTTACTTCAGGGTCACCGATTGGGACGCAGCCTATACCAACGGCGCCTATATCGTCGACGGTGATCAATGGCCGGCCGCCTGGGTCGAGCCGGCGAAAGCTTTCCGTGACAGCCTGACGGCAGCGGGACGCGCAAAACTCGATCTGGCCTATGGTCCCGAAGAGCGCAACCGCTTCGATCTCTTTCTGCCCGAAGGCCAGCCGCAGGGATTGGTGGTCTTCGTCCATGGCGGCTACTGGCTGCAACTGGACAAAAGCTACTGGTCGCACCTAGCCGCCGGCTCGATTGCGACCGGCTATGCCGTCGCGATCCCGTCCTACACGCTCTGCCCGGAAAATCGCATCGGCGGGATCGGCAGGGAGATTGCGGCGGCAATCACGGCAGCGGCCGAGCTCGTCGGCGGCCCCATTGTTCTGACGGGCCATTCGGCCGGCGGTCAGCTCGTAGCTCGCATGATGACGACGACGTCGCCGCTCAACGAAGTCATCCTCAAGCGCATCCGGCACGTGCTTGCCATTTCCGGTCTTCACGACCTGCGCCCGATCATGAAGCGCAGCATGAACGCGCAGCTTCGCATCGATGACGCCGAGGCAAGGGCCGAAAGCCCTGCTTTGCTCGAGCCGGTCGAAACTGCCCGCCTTACTTGCTGGGTCGGCGGCGCCGAACGCGCCGAATTCGTCCGCCAAAACGCGCTGCTGGCCAATATCTGGACGGGGCTTGGCGCGGCGACTGAGGTCGTGGTGGAACCTGACAAGCATCATTATTCAGTTCTGGATGGCCTTATGGAGCCCGAACACCCGCTGACGCGAGCGTTGCTTGCCGAGTAG
- the uxuA gene encoding mannonate dehydratase, whose translation MESCWRWFGPKDLVPLLHARQAGATGIVTALHEVSHSRVWTLAEIEARKALVEAAGLRWGVCESIPVPSAIKLGGAGAKAAIGIWKDSLAHLARAGIKTVCYNFMPVVDWTRTDLRFEMPTTALALRFDMAEFVAYDVFVLRRKGAEENYTSDLLRRAEERLKGLSPEAVQRLENNIIAGLPGGEDSYGRDAIRSAIGLFDGMTAEDLQANLEAFLREVVPVAAELGARLAIHPDDPPIPLFGLPRVVSTAADLRRIFGSVNDPANGLTLCVGSLGSRADNDVLAIAIEFASRINFAHLRDVALEADGSFVEASHLEGRSDMYAILRTLLTEEARRRKEGREDHMIPMRPDHGYLIGDDIDKPTNPGYSLIGRLKGLGELHGVIHAIGKAGL comes from the coding sequence ATGGAAAGCTGCTGGCGTTGGTTCGGTCCGAAAGATCTCGTTCCGCTCTTGCATGCGCGCCAGGCCGGCGCGACAGGCATCGTCACGGCATTGCATGAAGTCTCGCATTCGCGCGTCTGGACGCTGGCCGAAATCGAGGCGCGAAAGGCGCTAGTGGAAGCGGCCGGGCTGCGCTGGGGCGTCTGTGAATCGATACCCGTTCCAAGCGCGATCAAGCTCGGCGGGGCAGGGGCAAAGGCCGCGATTGGTATCTGGAAAGACAGTCTCGCCCATCTCGCCCGCGCTGGCATCAAAACCGTCTGCTACAATTTCATGCCGGTCGTCGACTGGACGCGTACGGATCTACGCTTCGAAATGCCGACTACCGCGCTCGCATTGCGTTTCGACATGGCTGAGTTCGTTGCCTATGACGTCTTCGTCCTGCGCAGGAAGGGTGCGGAAGAAAATTACACGTCGGATCTGTTGCGGCGTGCTGAGGAGCGGCTGAAAGGGCTCTCGCCGGAGGCCGTGCAACGGCTGGAAAATAACATCATCGCCGGTCTTCCTGGCGGCGAAGACAGCTATGGCCGCGATGCCATACGCTCGGCCATTGGCCTCTTCGACGGCATGACGGCTGAGGATCTCCAGGCCAATCTCGAAGCCTTTCTGCGGGAGGTCGTGCCGGTTGCAGCCGAACTCGGCGCCCGGCTCGCAATCCATCCCGACGATCCGCCCATTCCGCTCTTCGGCCTGCCGCGCGTCGTTTCGACGGCGGCAGATTTGCGCCGCATTTTTGGCAGCGTGAATGATCCGGCCAATGGTTTGACGCTCTGTGTCGGATCTCTCGGCTCTCGCGCCGACAATGATGTGCTTGCTATCGCAATCGAATTCGCCTCGCGCATCAATTTCGCGCATCTGCGCGACGTTGCGCTCGAAGCCGATGGTTCATTCGTCGAGGCCTCCCATTTGGAGGGGCGCAGCGATATGTATGCCATCCTGCGCACATTGCTCACGGAGGAGGCGCGGCGCCGCAAAGAAGGCCGGGAAGACCATATGATCCCGATGCGGCCGGACCACGGATATCTGATCGGCGACGACATCGATAAGCCGACCAATCCCGGCTATTCGCTCATTGGCCGCCTGAAAGGTCTTGGCGAGCTGCACGGCGTCATTCATGCGATCGGCAAGGCGGGGCTTTGA
- the kynU gene encoding kynureninase, which translates to MDSLPDLAAVEAMDETDPLRVFRSRFALPAGVIYLDGNSLGAASHEVFAEVRQAAMEEWGNGLIRSWNSAGWFHLPLELGDRVGRLIGAAEGQTVVTDSTSINIYKTLHAALAMRPGRNVIVAEGDSFPTDIYMAEGVLSTRPDITLRLEGRDAGTIEELIDENVAVVLVNHVNYKSGELRDMAALTKRIQAAGALVIWDLCHSAGALPVDLDGAGADFAVGCTYKYLNGGPGAPAFIYAAKRHHASIGQPLSGWWSHARPFAFERSFDGDTGIKRFLCGTQPILSLRALKGALSIWDEVDMEALRRKSIALTDLFIRLVETKCGQYGVELETTRDSEKRGSQVSFIHGNAYEVMQALIERGVIGDFRAPSTLRFGFTPLYVSYHDVWRAVTVLEEILSSGSWKDARFAVRAAVT; encoded by the coding sequence ATGGATAGCCTTCCCGATCTCGCCGCCGTCGAGGCCATGGACGAGACCGACCCGCTGCGCGTCTTTCGCAGCCGCTTCGCCCTGCCTGCCGGCGTCATCTATCTCGACGGCAATTCGCTCGGCGCGGCCTCGCACGAGGTCTTTGCCGAGGTCCGTCAGGCCGCCATGGAGGAATGGGGCAATGGCCTGATCCGCAGCTGGAACAGCGCCGGATGGTTTCATCTGCCACTGGAACTCGGCGATCGCGTCGGCCGGCTGATCGGCGCAGCCGAAGGCCAGACCGTCGTTACCGACTCCACCTCGATCAACATCTACAAGACGCTTCATGCGGCGCTCGCAATGCGACCGGGCCGCAACGTGATCGTGGCAGAGGGCGACAGTTTCCCAACCGATATCTATATGGCCGAAGGCGTCCTTTCGACGCGCCCCGATATCACGCTCCGCCTTGAAGGCCGTGATGCCGGCACCATTGAAGAGCTGATCGACGAGAATGTCGCCGTCGTCCTCGTCAATCACGTCAACTACAAGAGCGGCGAGCTGCGCGACATGGCGGCGCTGACGAAGCGCATTCAGGCGGCCGGCGCGCTCGTCATCTGGGATCTGTGCCACAGCGCCGGCGCTCTGCCCGTCGATCTCGATGGCGCCGGTGCCGATTTCGCCGTCGGCTGCACTTACAAATATCTGAATGGCGGGCCGGGAGCACCCGCCTTCATCTATGCGGCGAAGCGTCATCACGCATCGATCGGTCAGCCGCTCAGCGGCTGGTGGAGCCATGCACGCCCCTTTGCCTTCGAAAGGAGTTTCGATGGCGATACCGGCATTAAGCGTTTTCTCTGCGGCACGCAGCCGATCCTATCCTTGCGTGCCTTGAAGGGGGCGCTCTCCATCTGGGACGAGGTGGACATGGAAGCCTTGCGCCGGAAGAGCATAGCGCTGACCGATCTCTTCATCCGTTTGGTCGAAACCAAATGCGGCCAATATGGTGTGGAGCTCGAGACGACGCGCGACAGCGAGAAGCGCGGCAGTCAGGTGTCCTTCATCCATGGCAACGCCTATGAAGTCATGCAGGCACTGATCGAACGTGGCGTTATCGGCGACTTCCGCGCCCCTTCGACATTGCGCTTCGGCTTCACGCCGCTCTATGTCTCATATCACGACGTCTGGCGCGCCGTGACAGTGCTTGAGGAAATCCTGAGCAGCGGATCATGGAAGGACGCGCGCTTTGCGGTGCGGGCGGCCGTGACCTGA